A DNA window from Pogona vitticeps strain Pit_001003342236 chromosome 2, PviZW2.1, whole genome shotgun sequence contains the following coding sequences:
- the RAB7A gene encoding ras-related protein Rab-7a: MTSRKKVLLKVIILGDSGVGKTSLMNQYVNKKFSNQYKATIGADFLTKEVMVDDRLVTMQIWDTAGQERFQSLGVAFYRGADCCVLVFDVTAPNTFKTLDSWRDEFLIQASPRDPENFPFVVLGNKIDLENRQVTTKRAQAWCYSKNNIPYFETSAKEAINVEQAFQTIARNALKQETEVELYNEFPEPIKLDKNDRAKASAESCSC, encoded by the exons ATGACTTCTAGAAAGAAAGTATTGCTCAAAGTCATCATCCTTGGAGACTCAGG GGTAGGGAAGACCTCTCTTATGAACCAGTATGTGAACAAGAAATTCAGCAACCAGTATAAAGCTACAATAGGAGCAGACTTCCTGACAAAAGAGGTGATGGTGGATGATAGGCTAGTCACCATGCAG ATATGGGATACAGCAGGGCAGGAGCGGTTTCAGTCCTTGGGAGTTGCTTTCTACAGAGGAGCAGACTGCTGTGTGCTGGTATTCGATGTAACAGCTCCCAACACATTTAAAACCCTTGACAGCTGGCGAGATGAGTTCCTTATTCAAGCCAGTCCACGGGATCCGGAGAATTTTCCTTTTGTTGTGCTGGGAAACAAGATTGATTTAGAAAACAGACAA GTTACTACAAAACGAGCACAGGCCTGGTGCTACAGCAAAAACAATATCCCTTACTTTGAAACCAGTGCCAAGGAGGCCATTAATGTGGAACAAGCTTTCCAAACAATTGCACGAAATGCACTTAAACAG GAAACTGAAGTGGAGCTTTACAATGAATTTCCTGAACCTATCAAATTAGACAAGAACGACCGAGCAAAGGCCTCTGCTGAGAGCTGCAGCTGCTGA